One region of Streptomyces davaonensis JCM 4913 genomic DNA includes:
- a CDS encoding carbohydrate-binding protein, with the protein MTSGNNGANTPEDDDPFGYLYADGQANGAQPPSGGYGYPNSVNRVRSVGQRQYGQQAPTAAYGQVPQQQGTYGQPSAHYAAPETLPGGAPSTQQAPAYGGGNGRGRGPNTKGLLIGAIAVVAAVVIGIAVAMAGGDDGKGDKDDQAGSTPTQGEKKDPTPSQDSSADEEEKELPAADAKALRLGGTAALATDIQGAQSSGGVYVGGLNAVGSSVTWTVDGIPEDGAYTVFTRFSVPGKDQSMTLTVNGKEFGSKLSLENYARAPEGDFAKGWTTTYAWPTLNKGTNTIAISCANGDKCDVLLDQLWIKAGQVKE; encoded by the coding sequence ATGACGTCCGGCAACAACGGCGCCAATACGCCCGAGGACGACGACCCGTTCGGCTACCTCTACGCCGACGGGCAGGCCAATGGCGCCCAGCCGCCGTCCGGGGGCTACGGCTACCCGAACTCGGTGAACCGGGTGCGCTCGGTCGGTCAGCGGCAGTACGGCCAGCAGGCGCCGACGGCGGCCTACGGCCAGGTGCCGCAGCAGCAGGGCACCTACGGCCAGCCGAGCGCCCACTACGCGGCTCCGGAGACCCTCCCGGGCGGCGCTCCGTCCACCCAGCAGGCTCCGGCGTACGGCGGTGGCAACGGCCGTGGGCGCGGGCCCAACACCAAGGGGCTGCTGATCGGGGCCATCGCGGTGGTCGCGGCGGTCGTGATCGGCATCGCCGTGGCGATGGCGGGCGGCGACGACGGCAAGGGCGACAAGGACGACCAGGCCGGCTCGACGCCGACCCAGGGCGAGAAAAAGGATCCGACGCCTTCGCAGGACAGCAGCGCCGACGAGGAGGAGAAGGAGCTCCCGGCGGCGGACGCGAAGGCGCTGCGGCTCGGCGGTACGGCCGCGCTGGCCACGGACATCCAGGGTGCCCAGTCGAGCGGGGGCGTGTACGTCGGCGGCCTCAACGCGGTCGGCAGCTCGGTCACCTGGACGGTGGACGGCATTCCCGAGGACGGCGCCTACACGGTGTTCACGCGCTTCAGCGTCCCAGGCAAGGACCAGTCGATGACGCTCACCGTCAACGGCAAGGAGTTCGGCAGCAAGCTCAGCCTGGAGAACTACGCGCGTGCCCCGGAGGGCGACTTCGCCAAGGGCTGGACGACCACTTACGCGTGGCCGACCCTCAACAAGGGCACCAACACCATCGCGATCTCCTGCGCCAACGGCGACAAGTGCGATGTCCTGCTCGACCAGCTGTGGATCAAGGCAGGCCAGGTCAAGGAGTAG